From a region of the Fischerella sp. JS2 genome:
- a CDS encoding hybrid sensor histidine kinase/response regulator codes for MITQSSNSDNILVVDDSPDNVFLIKTILEEEGYTVYTAENGVSALAKIAEATFDLVLLDLMMPGMDGYEVTKRMRENKSLPFIPILLITAHDSPNVAQGLDLGADDFIRKPVTVDELLARVRSLLRLKHSIDERDEIARQREDFVSRLTHDLRTPLVAAERMLTLLSEGALGSLSPPMQEVITIMGRSNTNLLAMVNTLLEVYRFEAGRKTLAFQPVNLGKLLKEVAGELTPLAQAKQLAINLDIDEDSSKSTIVGDRLELHRLFTNLIGNAIKFTDKGFITITLVAITTDDESITIKIADTGPGIPPQEQATLFERFRQGSHKRSGSGLGLYLSRRIVEAHKGSIEVSSELGKGSIFIVNLPVKQ; via the coding sequence ATGATTACACAATCTTCTAACTCAGACAATATCCTGGTAGTCGATGATTCACCCGATAACGTGTTTTTAATCAAAACCATATTGGAAGAAGAAGGCTACACAGTTTATACAGCAGAAAATGGTGTTTCTGCATTGGCAAAAATTGCTGAGGCTACTTTTGATTTAGTGTTGCTAGATCTGATGATGCCAGGGATGGATGGTTATGAAGTAACTAAGCGGATGAGAGAAAATAAGAGTTTGCCATTTATCCCAATTTTACTGATCACTGCCCACGATTCACCCAATGTCGCCCAAGGTTTAGATTTAGGCGCTGATGATTTTATCCGTAAACCTGTAACAGTGGATGAGTTATTAGCAAGAGTGCGATCGCTGCTGCGATTAAAGCATAGTATAGATGAACGAGATGAAATAGCCCGCCAAAGAGAAGATTTTGTTTCTCGTCTCACCCACGACTTACGCACACCTCTAGTTGCAGCAGAAAGAATGCTAACACTGCTTTCGGAAGGTGCGCTAGGAAGTTTATCACCACCGATGCAGGAAGTGATCACCATTATGGGTCGTAGCAATACAAACCTTCTAGCGATGGTGAATACCTTATTGGAAGTATATCGTTTTGAAGCAGGTCGTAAAACCCTAGCGTTTCAGCCAGTTAATTTAGGGAAATTACTCAAAGAAGTTGCAGGCGAATTGACTCCTTTGGCCCAAGCCAAGCAACTTGCAATAAATTTAGATATTGATGAGGATTCTAGCAAAAGTACAATTGTTGGCGATCGCTTAGAACTACACCGCCTATTCACCAACTTGATCGGTAACGCCATCAAGTTCACCGATAAAGGTTTTATCACTATCACTCTTGTAGCAATTACCACTGATGATGAGAGTATTACGATCAAAATAGCAGATACAGGCCCTGGTATTCCTCCACAAGAACAAGCAACTTTATTTGAACGATTTCGCCAAGGAAGTCACAAACGTTCCGGTAGTGGTTTAGGGCTGTATCTTTCTCGTCGAATAGTAGAAGCACACAAAGGAAGTATCGAAGTAAGTTCAGAGTTAGGAAAAGGCAGTATATTTATTGTTAATTTGCCTGTAAAACAGTAA